A genome region from Maylandia zebra isolate NMK-2024a linkage group LG6, Mzebra_GT3a, whole genome shotgun sequence includes the following:
- the mmaa gene encoding methylmalonic aciduria type A protein, mitochondrial, which translates to MRQFSLALLRHISSSTAPALTETCRLHSWHCFTASRPQYRSIVPPHSCQHTRTESTAASQHIQDLSGPEQRLLNKLYDGLIGGQRASLAECITLVETQHPRKKELAQVLLQRVLAYRREQESRNGGKPVAFRVGLSGPPGAGKSSFIEVVGKMLTGRGHKVAVLAVDPSSCTTGGSLMGDKTRMTELSRDMNAFIRPSPTSGTLGGVTRTTNEAIVLCEGAGYDIVLVETVGVGQSEFAVADMVDMFVLLIPPAGGDELQGIKRGIIERAELVVVTKSDGDLVVPARRIQAEYTSALKLLRRQSKSWNPKVVRASSQTFEGIPEVWAKMEAYREAALASGELQGRRTAQQKVWMWSLIQESVLCHFQNHPGVREALPHLEERVTKGAISPGLAADLLLRAFSSSSSSQ; encoded by the exons ATGAGACAGTTTAGCCTCGCTCTCCTCCGCCACATCTCCTCATCCACTGCCCCCGCACTCACCGAGACGTGCCGCCTTCACAGTTGGCACTGCTTCACTGCTTCACGCCCTCAGTACCGGAGCATCGTCCCGCCTCACAGCTGCCAGCACACACGGACTGAAAGCACAGCAGCCAGCCAGCACATACAGGACCTGAGTGGGCCTGAGCAGAGACTGCTGAATAAACTTTATGACGGGCTGATCGGAGGACAGCGGGCGTCTTTGGCAGAGTGCATCACTTTGGTGGAGACCCAGCATCCCAGAAAGAAAGAGCTGGCCCAGGTGCTGCTGCAGAGGGTCCTGGCTTACAGGAGGGAGCAGGAGAGCCGCAATGGAGGGAAGCCAGTGGCCTTCAGAGTAG GTCTGTCTGGACCCCCCGGAGCAGGAAAGTCCTCCTTCATCGAGGTGGTGGGGAAGATGCTGACAGGACGTGGACATAAAGTTGCAGTGCTGGCTGTCGACCCATCCTCCTGCACCACTGGGG GGTCTCTGATGGGCGATAAGACTCGTATGACTGAGCTCTCAAGAGACATGAACGCCTTCATCAGGCCATCGCCGACCTCGGGAACACTCGGAGGTGTCACCAGAACAACCAACGAGGCCATTGTTCTCTGCGAGGGAGCAGGTTACGACATCGTCCTTGTGGAGACTGTAG gAGTCGGCCAGTCAGAGTTCGCAGTGGCAGACATGGTTGACATGTTTGTGTTGCTGATtccaccagcagggggcgatgaACTCCAG GGCATCAAGAGGGGCATAATCGAAAGGGCCGAGTTGGTCGTGGTGACAAAGTCAGACGGAGACCTGGTGGTGCCGGCCAGGAGGATCCAGGCTGAATACACCAGCGCACTCAAACTGCTCAGGAGACAGTCCAAATCCTGGAACcctaag GTGGTGCGGGCTTCCTCGCAAACCTTCGAGGGCATCCCAGAGGTCTGGGCCAAGATGGAGGCATACCGGGAGGCCGCGCTGGCCAGCGGTGAGCTGCAGGGCAGGCGGACGGCCCAGCAGAAGGTGTGGATGTGGAGTCTGATCCAGGAGAGCGTCCTGTGCCATTTCCAAAATCACCCCGGTGTCAGAGAAGCTCTACCCCACCTCGAGGAGAGGGTCACCAAAGGAGCCATCTCTCCAGGACTGGCTGCTGACCTGCTTCTCAGAGCCttttcttcatcctcttcatcacAGTAA